The Procambarus clarkii isolate CNS0578487 chromosome 56, FALCON_Pclarkii_2.0, whole genome shotgun sequence genome includes a region encoding these proteins:
- the LOC138353060 gene encoding uncharacterized protein yields MLTLVPAQLCSTSTALVYQHSSGLPTQLWSTNTALVYQHSSGLPAQLWSTSTALVYQHSSGLPTQLWSTSTALVYQHSSSLPAQLWSTSTALVYQHSSGLPAQLWSTSTALVYQHSSGLPAQLWSTSTALVYQHSSGLPTQLWSTSTALVYQHSSGLPAQLWSTSTALVYQHSSGLPAQLWSTSTALVYQHSSGLPAQLWSTSTALVYQHSSGLPAQLWSTSTALVYQHSSGLPTQLWSTNTALVYQHSSGLPAQLWSTNTALVYQHSSGLPAQLWSTSTALVYQHSSGLPAQLWSTSTALVYQHSSGLPAQLWSTSTALVYQHSSGLPAQLWSTSTALVYQHSSGLPTQLWSTSTDSGTILQHLSDNLQVVLTPTQEDSEHGHVLWCVCFSDLLPVTPEARARVVVCLLQ; encoded by the coding sequence ATGTTAACTTTGGTACCAGCACAGCTCTGTTCTACCAGCACAGCTCTGGTCTACCAGCACAGCTCTGGTCTACCAACACAGCTCTGGTCTACCAACACAGCTCTGGTCTACCAGCACAGCTCTGGTCTACCAGCACAGCTCTGGTCTACCAGCACAGCTCTGGTCTACCAGCACAGCTCTGGTCTACCAACACAGCTCTGGTCTACCAGCACAGCTCTGGTCTACCAGCACAGCTCTAGTCTACCAGCACAGCTCTGGTCTACCAGCACAGCTCTGGTCTACCAACACAGCTCTGGTCTACCAGCACAGCTCTGGTCTACCAGCACAGCTCTGGTCTACCAGCACAGCTCTGGTCTACCAGCACAGCTCTGGTCTACCAGCACAGCTCTGGTCTACCAGCACAGCTCTGGTCTACCAACACAGCTCTGGTCTACCAGCACAGCTCTGGTCTACCAGCACAGCTCTGGTCTACCAGCACAGCTCTGGTCTACCAGCACAGCTCTGGTCTACCAGCACAGCTCTGGTCTACCAGCACAGCTCTGGTCTACCAGCACAGCTCTGGTCTACCAACACAGCTCTGGTCTACCAGCACAGCTCTGGTCTACCAGCACAGCTCTGGTCTACCAGCACAGCTCTGGTCTACCAGCACAGCTCTGGTCTACCAGCACAGCTCTGGTCTACCAGCACAGCTCTGGTCTACCAACACAGCTCTGGTCTACCAACACAGCTCTGGTCTACCAGCACAGCTCTGGTCTACCAGCACAGCTCTGGTCTACCAACACAGCTCTGGTCTACCAACACAGCTCTGGTCTACCAGCACAGCTCTGGTCTACCAGCACAGCTCTGGTCTACCAACACAGCTCTGGTCTACCAGCACAGCTCTGGTCTACCAGCACAGCTCTGGTCTACCAGCACAGCTCTGGTCTACCAGCACAGCTCTGGTCTACCAGCACAGCTCTGGTCTACCAGCACAGCTCTGGTCTACCAGCACAGCTCTGGTCTACCAGCACAGCTCTGGTCTACCAACACAGCTCTGGTCTACCAACACAGCTCTGGTCTACAAGCACAGATTCAGGCACCATATTACAGCACCTTAGCGACAATCTTCAAGTGGTACTGACACCAACACAAGAGGATAGTGAGCATGGCCACGTGTTGTGGTGTGTCTGCTTCAGTGATCTACTGCCCGTCACACCTGAGGCTCGGGCccgtgttgtggtgtgtctgCTTCAGTGA